The proteins below come from a single Candidatus Omnitrophota bacterium genomic window:
- a CDS encoding glycosyltransferase family 2 protein produces the protein MSGLSCDIIIPVFNNTKMTENCFWSIAENTDVPYTLIFIDNGSDEPTKRFLKDVKACNKNVEVIRNDVNRGWIKAINQGIAVSRSPYVCIMNNDTIVRTPRWLSKLIGISDAAPDIGLVNPRFKLKKGSPARKGAGAPFIEVDFCRGYCILIKRSVIDKVGLFDESYGMGYYDDDDYSARAIRAGFRCVSADGVTVEHIGDSTFVSLYDEARRRELHEKNKALFYSRWGRRLRVVFIAVSRTGGKALSEISLFLARRQHIIYLWKAAPARVMLHINIRESSVPPFFYRTFFNGIFRLNRMKRKEKRYDIVFTDDRKMAKALSALGYNAHYVDIAEDGDSIKETVASLAGSG, from the coding sequence GTGAGCGGTCTCTCCTGCGACATCATAATACCTGTCTTCAACAATACGAAGATGACGGAAAATTGTTTCTGGAGCATAGCGGAAAATACCGATGTACCGTATACCCTGATATTCATAGATAACGGAAGCGATGAACCGACGAAAAGGTTCCTGAAAGATGTAAAGGCCTGCAACAAGAATGTGGAGGTCATCAGGAACGACGTTAACAGGGGCTGGATAAAGGCGATAAACCAGGGCATAGCGGTATCAAGGAGCCCTTACGTATGCATAATGAACAATGATACGATCGTAAGGACGCCCCGCTGGCTTTCCAAGCTTATAGGGATATCGGATGCCGCCCCGGACATAGGGCTGGTGAACCCCCGTTTCAAACTTAAGAAAGGGTCGCCGGCCCGAAAGGGCGCCGGAGCCCCTTTCATAGAGGTCGATTTTTGCCGCGGATATTGCATCCTGATCAAAAGAAGCGTGATCGATAAGGTGGGGCTTTTCGATGAGTCGTACGGGATGGGGTATTACGATGATGATGACTATTCGGCGAGGGCCATACGTGCCGGTTTCAGGTGTGTGAGCGCCGATGGGGTGACAGTCGAACACATAGGAGATTCCACGTTCGTATCCTTGTACGACGAAGCCAGGAGAAGGGAGCTTCACGAAAAGAATAAAGCGCTCTTCTACTCCAGGTGGGGTAGGCGGTTACGGGTAGTGTTCATAGCCGTATCCCGCACCGGCGGGAAGGCCCTGTCGGAGATATCGCTCTTCCTGGCAAGGCGCCAGCACATCATATACTTATGGAAGGCCGCCCCGGCACGGGTCATGCTGCATATCAACATAAGGGAATCGTCTGTCCCGCCTTTTTTTTACAGGACCTTTTTTAACGGTATCTTCCGCCTCAACAGGATGAAGAGGAAAGAGAAACGTTACGATATCGTCTTCACCGATGATCGCAAGATGGCGAAGGCGCTTTCCGCCCTGGGGTATAACGCGCATTACGTCGATATCGCGGAGGATGGGGATAGTATAAAAGAGACGGTAGCTTCCCTGGCTGGATCTGGATAG
- a CDS encoding MraY family glycosyltransferase translates to MVTVQDTWGALFIAFMIAYGFTPFVRQLAFKARLLDNPERRKSHAHPTPLLGGFAIYVAFFAGILFTTAPNVYLYGIFFGATLLLILGIIDDKLGMMPQMKLSGQIMAALIAYKAGFRVTTFEDYYVSMFFTVFWVVGITNAFNLLDNLNGLSSGIAGIASLFFGVMALWSSQIYTAVVCFALAGACFGFLRHNFPRASIFMGDSGSMVIGFALACIAILGSWKTDTISLSLSLPILILGYPIFDTTLVTFLRLMEKRPVYIGGRDHSSHILASLGFKKRRAVVLIYIISSLLGLAALLITKASVPVGVLILAAASLGMIGFGSYLAVKRFGSAKLQRQNGKR, encoded by the coding sequence ATGGTCACTGTACAGGATACGTGGGGGGCGCTCTTCATTGCCTTCATGATCGCCTACGGGTTCACCCCGTTCGTGCGGCAGCTGGCATTCAAGGCAAGGCTTCTGGATAACCCGGAGCGTAGGAAGTCACATGCCCATCCGACGCCGCTCCTCGGCGGGTTTGCCATATATGTGGCCTTCTTCGCCGGGATCCTCTTCACCACGGCCCCTAATGTATATTTATACGGCATATTCTTCGGTGCCACGCTTTTGCTCATATTGGGCATTATCGATGATAAGCTTGGAATGATGCCCCAGATGAAATTGTCCGGCCAGATAATGGCCGCCCTCATAGCTTATAAGGCAGGGTTCAGAGTGACCACTTTCGAGGACTATTATGTAAGTATGTTCTTTACCGTCTTCTGGGTCGTCGGCATCACGAACGCCTTCAATCTGCTCGACAACCTGAACGGTCTGTCGAGCGGGATAGCCGGCATAGCGTCGTTATTCTTCGGGGTAATGGCATTATGGAGCTCCCAGATATATACCGCGGTGGTATGCTTTGCCCTTGCGGGCGCCTGTTTCGGCTTCCTGCGCCATAATTTCCCACGGGCAAGCATATTCATGGGCGACTCCGGGAGCATGGTGATAGGTTTTGCGCTGGCCTGCATCGCCATACTGGGGTCATGGAAGACGGATACGATATCCCTTTCGCTTTCACTGCCCATATTGATCCTGGGGTATCCGATATTCGACACCACACTGGTGACCTTTTTGCGGCTGATGGAGAAGAGGCCGGTATATATAGGCGGGAGGGACCATTCATCGCATATACTGGCGTCTTTGGGCTTCAAAAAGCGGCGGGCGGTCGTCCTCATATACATAATATCATCGCTCCTTGGCCTGGCGGCTCTGCTCATAACGAAGGCGAGCGTACCCGTGGGGGTATTGATACTTGCGGCCGCATCTCTCGGCATGATAGGTTTCGGCTCATATCTGGCCGTCAAGCGGTTCGGAAGTGCAAAACTTCAGCGGCAAAACGGAAAAAGATGA
- a CDS encoding O-antigen ligase family protein produces MKRSDALHIADRITEYSLYLLVFCIPFSKSLAEISIAAAIFAWLSRKIIGNDLRLKKTPINVFLFAFVAANLLSLINAGDKFFVARSIVTKCLKYAALYFVVVETVDSRPKLKNILKAALFSATVVMVDAYIQYRFMHVDPIRLYPSFKYVLPWSDFHLSRLGFPVPSPYFLGFPTGPFPFPNDLSAWMLIIAIPAICLLLWQPEGARARVLLGLFLLPFLFLFYLANTRSAWAGFFVSLFAMLFIKKAKLLIVAVLCLVVAASFFVPKQKLNDLLGFSSMQDRFYMWRIGWKIFLDHPVIGNGCNTFFTKFMEFREDEYKEKKGSYAHNSVLQMAAETGAIGLGAFLAMLLALFGRSFRYAGQNGSTFAGVLALGISLGLLAFLIQSIFDTNLQSLPLVILFWFTVALLMSVINGPFDE; encoded by the coding sequence ATGAAGAGATCTGACGCCCTGCATATTGCTGACAGGATAACCGAGTATTCCCTGTATCTTCTCGTATTCTGCATACCTTTCTCAAAATCCCTGGCCGAGATATCCATAGCCGCGGCGATCTTTGCCTGGTTGTCCAGGAAGATCATAGGAAATGATCTGCGGCTCAAGAAGACGCCGATCAACGTATTCCTCTTCGCATTCGTCGCGGCGAACCTCCTGTCGCTGATAAATGCCGGAGACAAATTTTTTGTCGCGAGGTCTATCGTCACCAAATGCCTGAAGTACGCGGCGCTCTATTTCGTGGTGGTAGAGACGGTTGACTCCAGGCCGAAGCTGAAGAATATATTGAAGGCGGCGCTCTTTTCGGCAACGGTGGTAATGGTCGACGCGTATATACAGTACCGTTTTATGCACGTGGACCCGATACGTCTTTATCCTTCGTTCAAATATGTCCTCCCGTGGAGCGATTTCCACCTCAGCCGCCTGGGGTTTCCCGTACCTTCCCCTTATTTTCTCGGGTTCCCGACGGGCCCGTTCCCTTTTCCGAATGACCTCTCGGCATGGATGCTGATCATCGCCATCCCGGCGATCTGCCTCTTACTGTGGCAGCCGGAAGGCGCGCGCGCCAGGGTGCTCCTCGGCCTCTTTTTATTGCCGTTCCTTTTCCTCTTCTACCTTGCCAATACCAGGAGCGCATGGGCCGGTTTCTTCGTCTCCCTTTTTGCCATGCTGTTCATAAAGAAGGCAAAACTGCTCATAGTAGCGGTCCTCTGTCTTGTCGTAGCGGCATCATTCTTCGTGCCAAAGCAGAAATTGAACGATCTCCTCGGCTTCTCAAGCATGCAGGACAGGTTCTATATGTGGCGCATAGGTTGGAAGATATTCCTTGATCATCCTGTCATCGGGAACGGATGCAATACCTTCTTTACAAAGTTCATGGAGTTCCGGGAGGATGAATACAAAGAGAAGAAGGGCAGCTATGCGCACAATAGCGTCCTGCAGATGGCCGCAGAGACGGGGGCTATAGGCCTCGGAGCCTTTCTGGCCATGCTCCTGGCGTTGTTCGGAAGATCGTTCCGGTATGCCGGGCAGAACGGCTCCACTTTTGCCGGGGTCCTTGCGCTGGGCATATCCCTAGGGCTCCTGGCCTTTCTCATACAGAGTATCTTTGACACAAATCTGCAGTCGCTCCCGCTGGTGATATTATTCTGGTTTACCGTTGCGTTGCTTATGAGCGTGATCAATGGACCGTTCGATGAATAA
- a CDS encoding glycosyltransferase family 2 protein, protein MRCDIIIPIWGQLDLTRECIERIFDTTRYPYRLILIDNASEDDTKKYLEGLRRERPDIVLVRNEHNLGFVKAVNQGLRLSDGQYVCVLNNDTIPATGWLESMAAFAQTHGDVGLINPQCDGHMDKTIELHAEELRSHRGEYMEMNQCQGFCMLIKREVIEKIGYLDESFGIGGFDDTDYSMRAHMAGYRSVSIKDAYVYHRLHGSFNKSGDREEWVRRNQKIYYDKWGKHKRIAVAAGIDPSDAGSVTNLVMFAYGLAREWSWVHIWLNTRRGKGKAVEAIARSCADNKLPPHQNIRIDHLDLPETLFRVVVFGKLLERMRKRMRDKRFDMVVASDRAVAKMASAFARAVNISFTESCADWQKRGRETALSIGRKRIS, encoded by the coding sequence ATGAGATGTGATATCATAATCCCGATATGGGGCCAGCTCGATCTTACCAGGGAATGCATCGAGAGGATATTCGATACCACGCGCTATCCTTACAGACTGATACTTATAGACAACGCGAGCGAAGACGATACGAAGAAGTACCTGGAGGGCCTCAGGAGAGAGAGGCCCGATATCGTGCTGGTAAGGAATGAGCATAACCTTGGTTTCGTAAAGGCGGTCAACCAGGGTCTCAGGCTTTCGGACGGGCAGTACGTATGCGTGCTGAACAACGATACTATCCCGGCTACGGGGTGGCTTGAATCTATGGCGGCATTCGCCCAGACCCACGGGGACGTCGGGCTGATAAATCCGCAATGCGATGGTCATATGGACAAGACGATCGAACTTCACGCAGAGGAGCTCAGGTCTCACAGGGGCGAATACATGGAGATGAACCAGTGCCAGGGGTTCTGCATGCTGATCAAGAGAGAGGTCATAGAAAAGATAGGGTACCTCGACGAGTCGTTCGGTATAGGAGGGTTTGACGATACGGACTATTCCATGAGGGCGCATATGGCCGGTTACAGGTCGGTGTCGATAAAGGACGCGTATGTCTATCACCGCCTGCACGGTTCTTTCAACAAGTCGGGCGACAGGGAAGAGTGGGTCAGGCGCAACCAGAAGATCTATTACGACAAATGGGGAAAGCATAAGAGGATCGCCGTTGCGGCCGGGATAGACCCATCGGATGCGGGTTCGGTCACGAACCTCGTGATGTTCGCCTACGGCCTTGCGCGGGAATGGTCCTGGGTGCACATATGGTTAAATACGAGGCGCGGCAAAGGGAAGGCGGTTGAGGCCATTGCCCGGTCATGCGCGGATAATAAGCTTCCGCCGCACCAGAATATAAGGATAGATCATCTGGACCTGCCCGAGACGCTCTTCAGGGTCGTCGTCTTCGGCAAACTGCTTGAGCGTATGCGGAAGAGGATGAGAGACAAGAGGTTCGATATGGTAGTGGCCTCCGACCGCGCTGTGGCAAAGATGGCATCGGCCTTCGCCAGGGCTGTCAATATCTCGTTCACCGAAAGCTGCGCGGACTGGCAGAAGAGGGGAAGGGAAACGGCGCTTTCTATAGGCAGAAAGAGGATATCGTGA
- a CDS encoding glycosyltransferase family 39 protein yields the protein MNRKTVISYVIVLIAVSLLLRAFLLDLFLSRHSIEQWEYDSIARNILAGKGFTMPHLGTTYRSFTTPLYVFLLVLVYGMFGFDPAPVMYMQTLLSIGACVLIFLIARKTFDEKAALVALALTIFHPALVLYSVKKAHTLTLDLFVFSLVIFCVMKLRERVSLKSAAFCGLTFGVAALSRFSIMDFLPFVLLWLFILMKGGLLKKVSCLAIFLIFLSVPVSGWVLRNYVIHHKFIPGASVDAEVFWRGNNMNATGSSYMPSGEPVLLEDKELYSKIVALPELEQREIFREEALKFVSEDPARFIMLFFRKLGYFWWSSPTTGLLYPSLYTAVYNYSYAFYVLFAAAGLYMALGNKVWSDKGNLMLLVLFMLSISVFQSLFYVEGRHRWSVEPVLLIISASGITGLFEIFSNFYKRER from the coding sequence ATGAATAGAAAGACGGTCATCTCATACGTGATAGTCCTCATAGCGGTATCATTGCTGCTGAGGGCATTCCTGCTCGACCTATTCCTGTCCCGGCATTCCATAGAGCAGTGGGAATATGATTCCATAGCCAGGAATATCCTCGCCGGAAAAGGGTTCACCATGCCCCACCTGGGGACGACTTACCGGTCCTTCACCACGCCCCTGTATGTCTTTCTGCTCGTACTGGTGTACGGCATGTTCGGGTTCGACCCTGCTCCGGTCATGTACATGCAGACACTCCTGTCTATCGGGGCATGTGTATTGATATTCCTGATAGCGCGGAAGACCTTTGATGAGAAGGCGGCGCTGGTCGCGCTTGCGCTTACGATCTTCCACCCGGCCCTGGTCCTCTATTCGGTAAAGAAGGCGCATACCCTTACGCTTGACCTCTTTGTCTTCTCGCTCGTCATATTCTGTGTAATGAAACTGCGCGAAAGGGTTTCCTTGAAGAGCGCAGCGTTCTGCGGGCTCACATTCGGAGTTGCCGCCCTGTCGCGGTTCTCCATAATGGATTTCCTGCCGTTCGTCCTGCTGTGGTTATTCATCCTGATGAAAGGGGGATTATTGAAGAAGGTCTCTTGCCTGGCGATCTTTTTGATCTTCTTGTCCGTGCCGGTTTCGGGATGGGTCCTGAGGAACTATGTCATACACCATAAGTTCATCCCGGGCGCAAGCGTTGACGCGGAGGTCTTCTGGCGGGGCAATAACATGAATGCGACCGGCAGTTCGTATATGCCCTCCGGCGAGCCCGTATTGCTGGAGGATAAAGAACTTTATTCGAAGATCGTGGCGTTGCCTGAGCTTGAGCAGAGAGAGATATTCCGGGAAGAGGCGCTCAAATTTGTGAGCGAGGACCCCGCCAGGTTCATAATGCTCTTCTTCAGGAAACTCGGCTATTTCTGGTGGTCTTCGCCGACGACGGGTTTGCTTTACCCGTCCCTGTATACGGCCGTATATAATTATTCTTACGCCTTTTATGTCTTATTCGCCGCCGCGGGCCTTTATATGGCGCTCGGCAATAAGGTATGGTCGGACAAGGGGAACTTGATGTTACTGGTATTGTTCATGCTGTCGATATCGGTATTCCAGAGCTTATTTTATGTGGAGGGCAGGCACAGGTGGAGTGTGGAACCGGTCCTCCTGATCATCTCGGCTTCAGGGATAACCGGTCTTTTCGAGATATTCTCGAACTTCTACAAGAGGGAGCGATGA
- a CDS encoding GDP-mannose 4,6-dehydratase: protein MKALVTGGAGFIGSHLCEALLDKKWEVYVIDNLSTGSIENIRHLENNKLFHFTIGNIMDEKEMARMVKKVDVIFHLAAAVGVKYIIDNPLDSIRTNVRGTEIVLELANSLGKKKVILASTSEVYGKDVTGKRSFKEDDDRLLGPTTISRWSYASTKALDEFLALAYWREKKLPVVIVRFFNTCGPRQTGRYGMVIPRFIKQALLGKPFTVYGDGKQTRCFLYIGDAVRAIIGLTNEKRSVGEIFNIGNPESITILELAEKIKRLTNSPSRIELIPYEKAYEEGFEDMRHRRPDISKIKGLIKFSPQVNTEELLKRTIEYFKR, encoded by the coding sequence ATGAAAGCACTTGTGACGGGCGGGGCCGGATTTATCGGCTCCCATCTCTGCGAGGCGTTGCTGGACAAAAAGTGGGAGGTCTACGTTATAGATAATCTCTCCACGGGAAGCATAGAGAACATACGCCATCTCGAGAATAATAAGCTCTTCCATTTCACCATAGGCAATATCATGGATGAAAAGGAGATGGCCCGTATGGTGAAGAAGGTGGACGTGATATTCCATCTCGCGGCCGCCGTAGGGGTGAAGTATATAATAGACAACCCTCTCGATTCTATAAGGACCAATGTCAGGGGTACCGAGATAGTCCTGGAGTTGGCAAACTCTCTGGGTAAGAAGAAGGTCATACTGGCCTCTACGTCCGAGGTATACGGGAAAGACGTTACGGGCAAGCGCTCGTTCAAGGAAGACGATGACCGTCTCCTCGGACCTACCACCATATCACGGTGGAGCTATGCCTCCACCAAGGCGCTGGACGAGTTCCTGGCGCTCGCATACTGGCGGGAGAAGAAGCTTCCCGTAGTCATCGTCAGGTTCTTCAATACCTGCGGCCCGCGCCAGACGGGCCGTTACGGTATGGTCATACCGCGGTTCATAAAACAGGCGCTCCTGGGGAAGCCGTTCACCGTATACGGGGACGGCAAGCAGACGAGATGCTTCCTGTATATAGGAGATGCCGTGAGGGCGATCATCGGGCTTACGAATGAAAAGAGAAGCGTCGGAGAGATATTCAACATAGGCAACCCGGAGAGCATAACTATCCTTGAGCTGGCGGAGAAGATAAAACGGCTTACAAATTCGCCGTCCAGGATAGAGCTCATCCCGTATGAGAAGGCGTACGAAGAAGGTTTCGAGGATATGAGGCACAGGAGGCCGGACATATCCAAGATAAAGGGGCTGATAAAGTTCTCCCCCCAGGTCAATACCGAGGAGTTGTTGAAGAGGACGATAGAATATTTCAAGCGATAA
- a CDS encoding glycosyltransferase family 9 protein, translated as MNKRILIVNTFGIGDVLFTTLLVKTLKKSMPDADIDFMCNERAQYIFRDNGNIRDIIIFEKDEFRKAFRDSKIGFIGKLAAFIKKLKSKRYDLLIDLSLGYQLSLLMKLLGVKKRIGFNFKGRGRFLTEAITIDGFSDKHVIDYYLDVLKLLGIGKCADKELEFALSEELEGWAAGFMKERGLSGRTVIGLAPGGGKSWGGDASYRRWAPENFSYVARKITEKFPDVYFFIFGSGEESCLCRKIEKDLAGRVTDLCGRLTLSQSAALIKRCSLMVCNDGGILHISVSQKVRTVSIFGPVDDRVYGPYPGSPRDKVAVAKDVKCRPCYSGFKHNICEVHDCLKKIDREAVLRMAEENLKERYKDR; from the coding sequence ATGAATAAGCGGATACTGATAGTCAACACTTTCGGCATAGGGGACGTCCTCTTCACGACGCTCCTGGTGAAGACGCTTAAAAAGAGCATGCCGGACGCCGATATAGATTTCATGTGCAATGAACGCGCGCAGTATATCTTCAGGGATAACGGGAACATAAGGGATATAATCATATTCGAAAAAGACGAATTCAGGAAGGCCTTCAGGGATTCGAAGATAGGGTTCATCGGGAAACTGGCCGCCTTCATAAAGAAGCTCAAGTCAAAGAGGTATGACCTCCTGATAGACCTGTCGCTCGGTTACCAGCTGTCGCTCCTCATGAAGCTCCTGGGCGTGAAGAAGAGGATCGGCTTCAATTTTAAAGGGCGCGGCAGATTTTTGACGGAGGCGATAACAATAGACGGGTTCAGCGACAAACACGTCATCGACTATTACCTGGATGTGTTGAAACTCCTGGGGATCGGTAAGTGCGCGGATAAAGAGCTGGAGTTCGCCCTGTCCGAGGAGCTGGAGGGATGGGCGGCAGGTTTTATGAAAGAGCGTGGCTTGTCGGGGAGGACGGTGATCGGGCTGGCCCCCGGCGGCGGGAAGAGCTGGGGCGGCGATGCCTCTTACCGGAGGTGGGCGCCTGAAAACTTCAGTTATGTAGCGAGAAAGATCACGGAAAAATTCCCGGACGTATACTTTTTTATATTCGGGTCAGGCGAGGAGTCATGTCTCTGCAGGAAGATAGAGAAGGACCTGGCGGGCCGGGTCACAGACCTGTGCGGAAGGCTGACTCTTTCACAGTCCGCGGCGCTCATAAAACGCTGCTCGCTCATGGTCTGTAACGACGGCGGAATACTGCATATATCGGTGAGCCAGAAGGTGAGGACCGTCTCCATATTCGGCCCGGTTGACGACAGGGTGTACGGCCCGTACCCCGGGTCGCCGCGGGACAAGGTCGCGGTGGCCAAAGACGTAAAGTGCAGGCCGTGTTATTCCGGCTTTAAACATAATATATGCGAAGTGCACGATTGTCTCAAGAAGATCGACAGAGAGGCCGTCCTCCGTATGGCGGAGGAGAACCTTAAAGAACGGTATAAAGACAGATGA
- a CDS encoding glycosyltransferase family 4 protein translates to MTGNIKVLRIIARLNIGGPAVQAILLTNALNSGGFESMLVSGMVDRGEAEMTFLLKEYGVRPVFIRRFARPINPLNDVISFFAIYRLIKGYRPHIVHTHTSKAGFIGRIAAFTAGVPVKVHTFHGHTFSGYFGALKSRIFLGLERFLSRLTDVVIAISPLQHNDLVKTYKVVDSGKCRVVPLGLPLDGYLSIDPARKTKEGIGFGDDDIVIGTVGRMTGIKNHKLFLEIARLFLDSYGGNDVKFVIVGDGELKEELIAYRDRLALADKVRVFGWQEDMVRFYSAFDIFLLTSKNEGTPVAMIEAMASSVPILSTGVGGVPDVLAGSRGGYMVKGSDPAAFVDKLKAMVSDKALRNSMGKDARNAVRETFHKNRLVNDIKGLYTELLKEKGANR, encoded by the coding sequence ATGACCGGTAATATAAAGGTATTGAGGATCATAGCGCGTCTCAATATAGGGGGACCGGCCGTCCAGGCGATACTCCTCACAAACGCCCTCAATTCCGGGGGGTTCGAATCTATGCTGGTAAGCGGTATGGTCGATCGCGGAGAAGCCGAGATGACCTTTTTGCTGAAAGAGTACGGCGTCCGGCCGGTCTTCATACGGCGATTTGCCCGGCCGATAAACCCCTTAAACGACGTTATATCGTTCTTTGCCATATACAGGTTGATAAAAGGTTACAGGCCGCATATCGTCCACACCCACACCTCGAAGGCCGGATTTATAGGCCGCATTGCAGCATTTACGGCAGGGGTACCCGTGAAGGTCCATACCTTCCATGGGCACACGTTCAGCGGGTATTTTGGGGCCTTGAAGAGCCGTATATTCCTTGGCCTCGAACGGTTCCTCTCCCGCCTGACCGACGTCGTGATAGCCATAAGCCCGCTCCAGCATAATGATCTTGTCAAGACCTATAAGGTCGTCGATAGCGGGAAGTGCAGGGTGGTGCCCCTGGGCCTGCCGCTCGACGGCTACCTCTCCATAGATCCCGCGCGTAAGACGAAAGAGGGGATAGGGTTCGGAGATGACGATATCGTGATCGGTACGGTGGGGCGCATGACAGGGATAAAGAACCATAAATTATTCCTGGAGATCGCGCGGCTCTTTCTGGATTCTTATGGCGGGAATGATGTAAAGTTCGTGATCGTGGGAGACGGGGAGCTCAAGGAGGAGTTGATCGCGTACCGGGACCGTCTGGCCCTGGCCGATAAGGTGCGCGTATTCGGGTGGCAGGAAGATATGGTCAGGTTCTACTCCGCATTCGACATCTTCCTCCTGACCTCAAAGAACGAGGGGACTCCCGTCGCCATGATAGAGGCGATGGCATCCTCCGTCCCGATCTTGTCCACCGGAGTCGGCGGAGTGCCGGACGTCCTGGCCGGGTCGCGCGGGGGGTACATGGTTAAGGGTTCCGACCCTGCCGCATTTGTCGATAAGCTTAAGGCGATGGTATCCGATAAGGCGCTCCGCAACTCGATGGGTAAAGACGCGCGGAACGCGGTGAGGGAGACATTCCACAAGAACAGGCTCGTGAACGACATAAAGGGTCTTTACACGGAGCTTCTAAAAGAAAAAGGAGCGAATAGATGA
- a CDS encoding class I SAM-dependent methyltransferase: protein METKEYTLMYELEEGHWWYRGLHDLLFSTISKLNGEGRGIKILDAGCGTGFTMAALDRYGRSFGVDISDIALGYCRKRGLSRMVKGSIEAMPFADASFDIVILTDVLYHRLVRDDLAVLGEAHRVLKSGGHVIINEPAHNYMRRNHDTFVHTRHRYEMSEMCDMLRKKGFNIIKRTYRNMLLGAVLVFFKFFVWKIKKDNSSNLKPIFPAVNGMLYAVLKAENMALNVFDMPWGLSVFCVAKKV from the coding sequence ATGGAAACTAAAGAATACACCCTGATGTATGAGCTTGAAGAGGGCCACTGGTGGTACAGGGGGCTTCACGACCTTCTCTTCTCGACCATAAGTAAGCTGAACGGCGAAGGGCGCGGCATAAAGATACTCGACGCAGGGTGCGGCACCGGTTTCACTATGGCAGCCCTCGACAGATACGGCAGGTCTTTCGGCGTCGACATATCCGATATCGCCCTGGGCTACTGCCGCAAGAGGGGCCTGAGCCGTATGGTAAAGGGCTCTATAGAAGCGATGCCGTTCGCAGACGCCTCTTTCGATATAGTGATACTGACGGACGTCCTTTATCACAGGCTGGTCAGGGACGATCTGGCCGTGCTGGGAGAAGCGCACAGGGTCCTGAAGAGCGGCGGGCACGTCATCATAAACGAGCCGGCCCATAATTACATGAGACGCAACCACGACACGTTCGTACATACGCGGCACAGATATGAGATGAGCGAGATGTGCGATATGCTCCGTAAAAAGGGTTTCAATATAATAAAGAGGACGTACAGGAATATGCTGCTGGGGGCGGTCCTCGTCTTCTTCAAATTTTTCGTATGGAAGATAAAGAAGGACAACTCCAGCAACCTCAAACCGATATTCCCCGCCGTGAACGGCATGCTTTATGCGGTCCTGAAGGCGGAGAATATGGCATTGAACGTGTTCGATATGCCGTGGGGGTTGTCGGTCTTCTGCGTCGCAAAGAAGGTATAG
- a CDS encoding DUF4330 family protein: MELLDKRGRLFGKINIVDFLIVGLIIVIIPTFFYVYKVLGKKVQAVPVYWVRAEVVTLPVFAVAEIFREGDLSYDEQGSPDARLVRLIKKDAGYGEKIKAAALRKSTDETFDYKVPVFMELELACTRGSKRDPWYYRRQPLLIGTGSMIFFNTDRYSVPCYVLKVNDEGIKRDDKR, encoded by the coding sequence ATGGAACTGCTGGATAAAAGAGGCCGTCTCTTCGGCAAGATAAATATAGTCGATTTCCTGATCGTAGGGCTCATCATAGTTATAATACCGACGTTCTTCTACGTCTACAAGGTGCTGGGTAAAAAAGTGCAGGCGGTGCCCGTATACTGGGTCAGGGCGGAGGTGGTCACACTGCCGGTCTTTGCAGTGGCAGAGATCTTCCGCGAAGGCGACCTCTCTTATGACGAGCAGGGGTCCCCGGATGCGCGATTGGTCCGCCTGATCAAAAAGGATGCCGGATACGGAGAGAAGATAAAGGCGGCCGCATTGAGGAAGTCGACAGACGAGACGTTCGACTACAAAGTTCCCGTATTCATGGAACTGGAGCTGGCATGTACCCGCGGCTCTAAAAGAGATCCGTGGTATTATCGCAGGCAGCCGCTTCTGATAGGGACCGGGTCGATGATATTCTTCAACACCGACAGGTACTCCGTGCCCTGTTATGTGCTGAAGGTGAACGATGAAGGGATCAAGAGGGATGATAAGAGGTAA